The following are from one region of the Chloracidobacterium sp. genome:
- a CDS encoding copper-binding protein — MLIAAVACGGSRSASPSNASNKPAASPQATQLPKPKNGDYPGKGTVTKINADLGSVEMDHDDIPGIMPPMRMEFFVSDKKLLDGLKVGDAVDFTLRYTDGQEIIVAIARIR, encoded by the coding sequence ATGTTGATCGCGGCCGTCGCTTGCGGCGGCTCAAGATCAGCCTCGCCGTCGAACGCATCGAACAAACCAGCCGCATCGCCGCAGGCAACACAATTGCCGAAGCCGAAAAACGGCGATTATCCGGGCAAAGGAACTGTCACAAAGATCAACGCCGATCTCGGTTCTGTCGAGATGGATCATGACGACATTCCCGGCATTATGCCTCCGATGCGGATGGAGTTTTTCGTTTCGGATAAAAAACTGCTTGACGGACTTAAGGTCGGCGATGCGGTCGATTTCACCCTCAGATATACCGACGGCCAGGAGATCATCGTCGCGATCGCACGAATAAGATGA
- a CDS encoding PD40 domain-containing protein, with amino-acid sequence MAKLIIIILTLIISQFVPAAAQSPSLAVAGEKRLKNIKQLTFGGENAEAYFSSNGKQLIFQSKRDGHRCDRIYSMNIDGTATRQISNGEGRTTCAYYFKGGKRVIYASTQSGGKDCPPDPDRSQGYVWPVYGDYELYTAKADGTDIKRLTNVPGYDAEATVSPDGKKIVFTSERDGDLDLYSMDVDGRNVKRLTNEIGYDGGAFYSPDSKMIVYRRSSPKTEAEIARYKDLLAKKLVVPTVFEIWVMNADGSNKRQVTNLGSASFAPFFTPDGKKIIFCTNYFDPNRTDRRRQPNFDLALINLDGTGIERVTFNETFDGFPIFSPDGKKLVFASNRNTATVGDTNVFIADWVN; translated from the coding sequence ATGGCGAAGCTAATAATTATTATCCTTACTTTGATTATATCGCAATTCGTACCGGCAGCGGCACAGTCTCCGAGTCTTGCCGTCGCGGGTGAAAAGCGGCTCAAGAATATCAAACAACTGACGTTTGGCGGTGAAAATGCCGAGGCGTATTTCTCATCGAATGGCAAGCAGCTGATCTTTCAATCGAAACGCGACGGCCACCGATGCGATCGGATCTACTCGATGAATATCGACGGTACCGCGACCCGGCAGATCTCGAACGGCGAAGGCCGCACGACCTGCGCTTATTATTTCAAAGGCGGAAAGCGTGTGATCTATGCATCGACACAGAGCGGAGGAAAAGACTGCCCGCCCGACCCCGACCGTTCGCAAGGCTACGTTTGGCCAGTCTACGGTGACTATGAACTTTACACCGCAAAGGCCGACGGCACGGACATCAAGCGTCTTACCAATGTTCCCGGATACGATGCCGAAGCGACCGTTTCCCCTGATGGCAAAAAGATCGTATTTACATCGGAGCGCGACGGCGATCTTGACCTCTATTCAATGGATGTGGATGGCAGGAATGTAAAGCGCTTGACCAACGAGATCGGGTACGACGGCGGCGCATTCTATTCGCCGGATTCGAAAATGATCGTATACCGCCGTTCGAGCCCGAAGACCGAGGCCGAGATCGCACGTTACAAGGACCTGCTTGCGAAGAAGCTGGTCGTCCCGACCGTGTTCGAGATCTGGGTGATGAACGCAGACGGATCGAACAAGCGTCAGGTAACAAATCTCGGGTCAGCGTCATTTGCTCCGTTCTTTACGCCCGACGGCAAAAAGATAATCTTTTGCACCAACTATTTCGACCCGAACAGGACTGACCGACGTCGCCAGCCAAATTTCGATCTGGCATTAATAAATCTCGACGGCACCGGAATCGAGCGCGTTACTTTTAACGAGACGTTTGACGGGTTTCCGATCTTCTCGCCGGATGGCAAAAAGCTCGTATTCGCCTCGAACCGAAATACGGCCACAGTGGGCGACACAAATGTCTTCATTGCGGACTGGGTAAATTAG
- a CDS encoding ferritin-like domain-containing protein, producing the protein MMFESKQEVLDWYDRQERALSDEFIDNVEWGKVRDHPFDERLIPVLLYMRDVETLTDMYWQELKRTPTGRDPVISKFMERWGIEEVTHGEVLNRFLNELGHKTETDWASGVRRAVSKFYHVNTYLLTSLTNLIGHRFTATHMTFGAVHEMTTAQAYRRMIEIADHPILTGILKAIIREESAHTQFYWSVARLELRKNDSAQRLARRVIEHFYYPVGQGSLRKERTKRVVSVLFGEDDALAVLDRAVTQRVQQLPGFDGVTKVTEKIGQVAGSRLMR; encoded by the coding sequence ATGATGTTCGAATCGAAACAAGAGGTCTTGGATTGGTACGATAGGCAGGAACGAGCCCTTTCCGACGAATTCATCGATAACGTCGAATGGGGCAAGGTTCGTGATCATCCGTTCGATGAGAGATTGATACCTGTACTGCTCTACATGCGCGACGTCGAAACGCTCACCGATATGTATTGGCAGGAATTGAAACGGACGCCGACCGGCCGAGATCCTGTGATCTCCAAATTCATGGAGCGTTGGGGCATTGAGGAAGTCACCCACGGCGAGGTGTTGAATCGATTTCTGAACGAACTTGGCCATAAGACCGAAACGGATTGGGCATCAGGCGTTAGACGTGCCGTATCGAAGTTCTATCATGTGAACACTTATCTGCTTACCTCGCTGACCAATCTGATCGGGCATCGATTTACGGCGACGCATATGACCTTCGGTGCGGTTCATGAAATGACAACGGCGCAGGCATACCGCCGGATGATCGAGATCGCCGACCATCCGATACTGACCGGAATTCTAAAGGCGATAATCCGTGAGGAATCTGCGCATACGCAATTTTATTGGAGCGTTGCCCGTCTGGAGTTAAGAAAAAACGACAGCGCCCAACGACTTGCCCGCCGTGTGATCGAGCATTTCTATTATCCCGTTGGCCAGGGCTCGCTGCGGAAAGAAAGGACCAAGCGGGTCGTTTCGGTCTTGTTTGGTGAAGACGACGCACTAGCCGTATTGGATCGGGCGGTCACGCAGCGCGTACAGCAATTGCCCGGCTTCGATGGTGTTACGAAGGTGACCGAAAAGATCGGGCAGGTCGCCGGAAGCCGTCTCATGCGTTGA
- a CDS encoding MBL fold metallo-hydrolase: MQMIPLSIPTPFYVGDVNVYLIKEDPVTLIDVGPKTRQASEALRLRLAENGIAFSDIRRIVLTHAHEDHCGLAKQVRDEAKDAEVLIHNWETGHLFGRLAREEHRRLLVRSGVPEAVIEDMRLLYEEISLLTDSLEHGELTDLTDNMELEFETGSLRVLHTPGHTPGSCSFVREANRTLVCGDCVLKRITPNPMLSPDPVDPDRRFASLAEYLVSLAKLRAQKPTLTHGGHGEPVTDFEEIFNRYVRAIDDRQKRVAGLVDHRGVTAFEVAQRLFPNSFDHDVHRFLAISEAVAHLDYAEANGRVELEVKNGVEFYRN; encoded by the coding sequence ATGCAGATGATCCCGCTCTCGATACCGACCCCGTTCTATGTCGGCGATGTGAACGTATACCTGATAAAGGAAGATCCGGTCACCCTAATCGACGTCGGACCAAAGACCAGACAAGCGTCCGAAGCGTTAAGGCTGCGTCTTGCCGAGAACGGGATAGCGTTTTCAGATATCCGCCGAATCGTACTGACGCATGCCCATGAGGATCACTGCGGTCTGGCAAAACAGGTCCGAGACGAAGCAAAGGATGCCGAGGTATTGATCCATAATTGGGAGACCGGACATCTTTTTGGTCGGCTGGCGCGTGAGGAGCATCGCCGGTTGTTGGTGCGCTCGGGGGTTCCGGAGGCGGTAATCGAAGATATGCGGCTTCTCTATGAAGAGATATCGCTTCTGACCGATTCGCTTGAGCACGGCGAACTGACCGATCTGACCGACAACATGGAACTGGAGTTCGAGACTGGTTCGCTTCGCGTTCTCCACACGCCCGGACATACGCCGGGTTCTTGTTCATTTGTGCGCGAGGCCAACCGGACATTGGTCTGCGGCGATTGTGTCCTCAAACGGATCACTCCAAATCCGATGCTGTCGCCTGATCCGGTCGATCCTGACCGCCGTTTTGCGTCGCTTGCTGAATATCTGGTCAGCCTGGCAAAGCTGCGGGCCCAAAAGCCGACTCTGACGCATGGCGGACACGGCGAGCCGGTGACCGATTTCGAAGAGATCTTTAATCGATACGTTCGGGCGATAGACGACCGTCAGAAACGGGTTGCCGGTCTTGTCGACCATCGCGGCGTAACTGCCTTTGAGGTTGCGCAACGGCTCTTTCCAAATTCGTTCGACCACGACGTACACCGCTTTCTCGCGATCTCAGAGGCGGTTGCTCATCTCGACTACGCAGAGGCAAATGGCCGCGTCGAATTGGAGGTAAAGAACGGGGTTGAGTTCTATCGGAATTGA
- a CDS encoding NAD(P)/FAD-dependent oxidoreductase, with amino-acid sequence MTRQTTMGNTRKEIVVAGAGPAGSSVAIRLADAGHSVTIIERERFPRHKLCGEFISPECIGHFREIGVSDAMLSSGGQSIKETRFYAASGRSVGIQSEIFGGNALSLSRARMDDVLLERARSAGVRVLTETAVIGVELGANGISSLRVRNESGLSQIEGSIFIDATGRAGTLSKLSAKKADKASKTRQAKQPGFVGFKQHVRGAKITPGTCEIYFFPGGYGGVTYIENGLANHCFIMTSERVRSLGADQNRILTEAVFRNRRAQATLSNADPVGDRLAVAVDSFGSRNTTGHQNLFSVGDAAAFIDPFTGSGMLLALESSRVLSDCLIESDLETLSAVNAYTVRYAKRFCGRLRTSSLLRRAAFVPGIASFSIFSLFHSQTVMRTFARATRRGFSLSRK; translated from the coding sequence ATGACCAGGCAAACAACAATGGGAAACACGCGCAAAGAGATCGTCGTGGCGGGCGCGGGCCCGGCGGGGTCGAGTGTGGCGATACGCCTTGCCGATGCCGGCCATTCGGTCACGATCATCGAACGCGAACGATTCCCGCGTCATAAACTCTGCGGGGAATTCATCTCACCGGAGTGTATCGGGCATTTTCGCGAGATCGGTGTCAGCGATGCGATGCTGAGTTCTGGCGGGCAATCGATCAAGGAAACACGGTTCTATGCAGCGAGCGGCCGCAGCGTTGGTATTCAAAGCGAGATCTTCGGGGGCAATGCGCTGAGCCTGAGCAGGGCTCGTATGGACGACGTCCTGCTCGAACGTGCCCGATCGGCCGGTGTAAGAGTGCTGACGGAGACCGCGGTGATCGGTGTGGAACTCGGAGCGAACGGCATCTCGTCTCTACGGGTTCGAAACGAAAGCGGACTATCGCAGATCGAAGGTTCGATCTTTATCGATGCGACCGGACGTGCCGGCACGCTGTCGAAACTTTCGGCAAAGAAAGCAGATAAGGCGTCGAAGACCCGGCAAGCGAAACAGCCGGGATTTGTTGGCTTCAAGCAGCACGTTCGGGGAGCAAAGATCACTCCGGGAACCTGCGAGATATATTTCTTCCCCGGCGGCTACGGCGGCGTCACGTATATTGAGAACGGCCTCGCCAATCATTGCTTCATCATGACCTCTGAGAGGGTCCGGTCATTAGGTGCAGACCAGAATCGGATCCTGACCGAGGCAGTTTTTCGGAACCGGCGTGCTCAGGCGACGCTTTCGAACGCCGACCCGGTAGGTGACCGGCTTGCGGTCGCTGTCGATTCGTTCGGTTCGCGAAACACGACCGGCCACCAGAATCTGTTTTCGGTCGGCGATGCCGCTGCATTCATCGATCCGTTCACCGGGAGCGGAATGCTCCTGGCCCTTGAGAGCTCGCGCGTACTTTCCGACTGCCTAATAGAAAGCGACCTCGAAACCCTCTCGGCCGTAAACGCGTATACGGTCCGGTATGCGAAAAGATTCTGCGGACGTCTTCGGACGTCGTCGCTGCTCCGACGGGCAGCATTTGTTCCCGGGATCGCATCGTTCTCGATCTTCTCGCTTTTTCATTCGCAGACCGTAATGAGAACATTTGCTCGGGCTACGAGACGGGGATTTTCACTCAGCAGAAAATAG
- a CDS encoding TonB-dependent receptor: MRAVSITIPKFVEKFITVAMFLFVGVGSALAQAQASAADLVGTVVDQNGAVIPGASVSARNAGTGISRSTTSGSDGSYRFIALPPGEYEVTAEAATFKKVSISPVRLTVGQSAELRITMEVGAQDVTVTVTGESVELIETTRTTVSTTIDQTRIENLPINERSATGFALTISTVGRDNGKAVGPAPTSGLNIGGQRGRSTLVQVDGADFTDNSINAARSTVSQEAVQEYQVTTNSYMPEFGRATGGIVNVVTKGGTNEFRGNIFGFLRHKSIQSRNAFAPVIDGDPDKRPPYTRVQYGATFGGPLVKERTFFFGSFEQRRRQESGFFTSDLIAGATGSFTFPTAIIPNGQAFTGLTAAQVSFLQTEVSSGDAARIQRAVAYAHFASIGTQTALNGASSLVNFLPGIGVPQGSVVGGRFLLSGTPVPLTRNANGELIAFRPLNQLRRIFPISEASTYTSLRLDHLISQGQQISLRFSYNPSKINGIQDESQNQTLGQNDYSRTGIQQLEDVSFAASLSSILPRNVINEAYFNFGRRAAKFDSQVPSVAHQIAGTGFIGSNPFSPVDRVEERFQLRDNLTWATGSHLFKFGADFNFIDVKAVFELNFPGLFNFSQQSCSGLIPGCTGPAFTPNQAYGLGFPSVFIQGFGDPNSAIKNKPIAFFAQDTWKVFRNFTLNYGIRYDIEFTDEFAPVPFRDPLTGITLTAADVQAAQDILNVTQGFPRDTDNWAPRLGMAWDLFGNGKTVLRAAGGMFYDHPLLVVAFNSDIADGSQQQQATLLPIGGPSPTGLFNAFQVFHGTVCGVQGSVPTICGATVTPNVATSARYLFGQQRFDSSTFTGFGPILPFTLHVSKDFEFPYALQGNLGIEQMIGKDMAISASYITVNARHLAHPQDVNNVNTDALRENFRRFAVNNPAFAGCTTATPTAPSCFPTNLSTAAFFPMPTASNALFTVVLPGLIAVNNTTGQRIVSPIAANFFRRLGPNYFFVSSVTGGAVNKAAFDSQLAGTVRAPGPLNAYADVNAQMSDGNSSYNALNLEWKKRFSNNMQFFATYTWSHSIDDSSDLQTLLKPQDNLNFRAERADSLFDQRHRFVFSGIFSAPDSWRNGNGFQKFVQGFQFAPIVEYGSGRPFNILAVGDANGDFQSTNERPTVRPDGTLCQTAVDANCQTGIFPANGNLGRNMGITGNFFSVDMRLTRKFRIGERVSIDLIAEGFNLFNRFNEAAANPFYQVVNAVGQKKGSKYLSQSTSAFDPRQFQFGFKLNF, translated from the coding sequence ATGAGAGCAGTTTCTATAACCATCCCCAAATTCGTCGAAAAGTTCATCACAGTAGCGATGTTCTTATTCGTCGGCGTAGGATCGGCGTTGGCCCAAGCTCAGGCCAGCGCAGCCGACCTCGTTGGCACGGTCGTCGACCAGAACGGTGCTGTCATACCGGGCGCTAGTGTTTCGGCACGAAACGCCGGCACCGGGATATCGCGATCAACTACGTCTGGTTCCGACGGCAGTTATCGGTTTATCGCACTCCCGCCGGGCGAATATGAGGTAACGGCCGAAGCTGCGACCTTTAAGAAGGTTTCGATATCGCCGGTCCGGCTTACGGTCGGGCAAAGCGCGGAACTGCGGATCACGATGGAGGTCGGTGCCCAGGACGTTACTGTCACGGTCACGGGCGAATCGGTCGAGCTAATAGAAACAACCAGAACGACGGTATCAACGACCATCGACCAGACCCGCATCGAAAATCTTCCCATCAACGAGCGAAGCGCGACCGGATTTGCCCTGACCATCTCGACGGTCGGACGCGATAACGGTAAGGCGGTAGGCCCGGCACCAACGTCCGGACTCAACATCGGGGGCCAACGCGGCCGCTCGACCCTCGTTCAGGTGGACGGTGCAGATTTCACCGACAATTCGATCAACGCGGCACGATCGACGGTTTCGCAGGAGGCCGTGCAGGAGTATCAGGTCACGACCAACTCATATATGCCTGAGTTTGGTCGTGCGACAGGCGGCATCGTCAACGTGGTAACGAAGGGCGGAACGAACGAATTCCGAGGCAATATCTTTGGATTTCTCCGTCACAAGTCGATCCAGTCGCGCAACGCTTTCGCCCCTGTGATCGACGGCGATCCGGATAAGCGTCCGCCATATACGCGTGTCCAATACGGTGCGACGTTCGGCGGCCCTTTGGTCAAAGAACGGACGTTCTTTTTCGGGTCCTTCGAACAGCGTCGACGGCAGGAATCCGGCTTTTTCACAAGCGACCTGATCGCGGGTGCGACAGGCAGCTTTACATTCCCGACAGCAATAATTCCGAATGGCCAGGCGTTTACGGGCCTGACCGCGGCGCAAGTATCATTTTTGCAGACCGAGGTCTCGAGCGGGGACGCGGCCCGCATCCAACGCGCCGTTGCGTACGCTCATTTTGCTTCGATCGGAACGCAGACCGCGCTTAACGGCGCAAGCTCGCTGGTAAACTTCCTGCCGGGCATCGGCGTTCCCCAGGGTTCCGTCGTCGGCGGCCGTTTTCTGCTTTCGGGCACACCGGTGCCGCTTACACGCAATGCGAATGGCGAGTTGATCGCGTTCCGTCCGTTGAACCAGCTTCGCCGCATTTTCCCGATCTCAGAAGCATCGACCTACACGTCGCTGCGTCTTGACCACCTCATTTCTCAGGGCCAGCAGATCTCGCTTCGGTTCAGCTATAACCCGAGCAAGATAAACGGAATTCAGGACGAATCACAGAACCAGACGCTCGGCCAGAACGATTATTCACGAACCGGAATTCAGCAGCTTGAGGACGTATCGTTCGCGGCATCGCTTTCGAGTATTTTGCCCCGCAACGTCATCAACGAAGCCTATTTCAACTTTGGCCGTCGTGCCGCAAAGTTCGATTCTCAGGTTCCGAGCGTTGCCCATCAGATCGCCGGTACGGGCTTTATCGGTTCCAATCCGTTCTCGCCGGTCGATCGCGTTGAAGAACGATTCCAGCTTCGCGACAATCTCACATGGGCGACTGGCAGCCATCTGTTCAAGTTCGGTGCCGACTTCAATTTCATCGATGTCAAAGCCGTCTTCGAGCTTAATTTCCCCGGCCTTTTCAATTTCAGCCAGCAATCCTGCAGCGGTTTGATACCGGGCTGCACCGGGCCGGCGTTCACCCCGAATCAGGCATACGGTCTGGGTTTCCCGAGCGTATTCATTCAGGGATTCGGTGACCCGAATAGTGCGATAAAGAACAAGCCGATCGCTTTCTTCGCTCAGGATACGTGGAAGGTCTTTCGTAACTTTACGCTCAATTACGGCATTCGTTACGACATCGAGTTCACCGACGAGTTTGCACCCGTCCCGTTCAGAGACCCGCTAACTGGCATCACGCTTACGGCAGCCGACGTTCAGGCCGCGCAGGACATCCTGAATGTTACTCAAGGTTTCCCGCGTGACACCGACAACTGGGCACCGCGGCTCGGTATGGCGTGGGATCTTTTTGGCAACGGAAAGACAGTTCTCCGAGCGGCGGGCGGAATGTTCTATGACCATCCGCTTCTCGTTGTTGCTTTCAACTCGGATATTGCAGATGGCTCGCAGCAACAGCAGGCTACGCTGCTTCCGATCGGCGGCCCTTCGCCGACCGGACTGTTCAACGCATTTCAGGTCTTTCACGGAACCGTTTGCGGTGTGCAGGGCTCGGTCCCGACGATCTGCGGTGCGACCGTTACACCAAATGTCGCGACATCTGCCCGGTATCTTTTCGGTCAGCAGCGGTTTGATTCGAGCACCTTTACCGGATTCGGCCCGATCCTGCCGTTCACGCTCCACGTTTCGAAAGATTTCGAGTTTCCTTACGCATTGCAGGGCAACCTCGGGATCGAGCAGATGATCGGGAAAGACATGGCGATATCGGCGAGTTATATAACCGTTAACGCAAGGCACCTTGCCCATCCGCAGGATGTGAACAATGTAAATACCGATGCACTTCGCGAGAACTTCCGTCGGTTCGCGGTAAACAACCCGGCCTTCGCGGGCTGCACGACGGCGACCCCGACGGCACCGAGCTGCTTCCCGACAAACCTCTCGACTGCTGCGTTCTTCCCGATGCCGACAGCGTCGAATGCATTGTTTACTGTTGTCCTTCCGGGCCTTATCGCGGTGAACAATACGACAGGCCAACGGATCGTTAGCCCGATCGCGGCCAATTTCTTCCGCCGGCTCGGGCCAAACTACTTCTTTGTTTCGAGCGTAACTGGCGGCGCGGTCAACAAAGCGGCGTTCGATTCACAGCTTGCAGGTACCGTCCGGGCCCCCGGCCCGCTGAACGCTTACGCAGACGTTAACGCGCAGATGTCAGACGGCAATTCGTCGTACAACGCACTGAATCTGGAATGGAAGAAGCGATTTTCCAACAACATGCAGTTCTTTGCTACGTACACCTGGTCACATTCGATCGACGACTCGTCAGATCTGCAGACGCTCCTGAAGCCGCAGGATAACCTTAACTTCAGGGCCGAACGTGCCGATTCGCTTTTCGACCAGCGTCACCGCTTCGTATTCAGCGGTATTTTCAGTGCACCTGATTCGTGGAGGAATGGCAACGGATTTCAGAAATTCGTTCAGGGATTCCAGTTCGCCCCGATCGTTGAATACGGTTCGGGCCGTCCATTCAACATCCTCGCGGTCGGCGACGCAAATGGCGATTTTCAGAGCACCAACGAACGTCCGACGGTACGTCCTGACGGGACACTCTGCCAGACGGCCGTCGATGCCAATTGTCAGACCGGCATCTTCCCCGCAAACGGCAATCTTGGCCGTAACATGGGGATCACCGGCAACTTCTTTTCGGTCGATATGCGCCTTACCCGAAAGTTCCGGATCGGCGAACGAGTCAGCATCGACCTCATTGCGGAAGGGTTCAATCTCTTCAATCGCTTTAATGAGGCCGCCGCGAACCCGTTCTATCAGGTAGTGAATGCCGTCGGCCAGAAGAAAGGTTCGAAGTATTTGAGCCAATCGACATCTGCGTTCGATCCGAGGCAATTCCAGTTCGGTTTCAAACTCAACTTCTGA
- the queG gene encoding tRNA epoxyqueuosine(34) reductase QueG, translating to MSRLSQMIKAAAAELGFDIVGIAKAEPLDVEGARFMNWLAGGFHGEMKWLEREPERRTDPRSIFPEARSVVVVALNYYTPYEHLSEGNKGKISRYAWGDDYHEVIGERLRKLLDLIVSEVPGAKGKICVDTAPMMDKAWAVRAGIGWLGKHSNVITTEVGSWIFIGELLLDVELEPDTDLVPDHCGSCTACIDACPTKAIVDPYVVDSRKCISYATIELRDEELPDAIVPHLDGWLYGCDICQEVCPWNRFEKPSNESAFEPRYGETSLDLDSIADMSHDEYVDRFRRSAMKRTKLSGLKRNAKHLKKRRL from the coding sequence ATGAGCAGGCTGTCGCAAATGATCAAGGCCGCAGCGGCTGAATTAGGATTTGATATCGTCGGGATCGCAAAAGCGGAACCGCTTGACGTTGAAGGAGCGCGCTTTATGAACTGGCTCGCCGGCGGTTTTCACGGCGAGATGAAATGGCTCGAGCGTGAACCGGAAAGGCGAACCGATCCTCGATCGATATTTCCGGAGGCCCGTTCCGTGGTGGTCGTAGCTCTCAACTACTACACGCCCTACGAACATCTATCCGAAGGAAATAAAGGAAAAATATCACGATATGCCTGGGGCGACGATTACCACGAGGTGATCGGCGAAAGGCTGCGCAAGCTGCTTGATCTCATTGTGTCCGAAGTTCCGGGCGCAAAGGGAAAGATCTGCGTCGATACGGCACCGATGATGGACAAGGCTTGGGCTGTACGGGCCGGCATCGGGTGGCTCGGAAAACACTCAAATGTCATCACGACCGAGGTCGGCTCGTGGATCTTCATTGGCGAATTGCTGCTCGATGTCGAACTCGAACCCGATACCGATCTCGTTCCTGATCATTGCGGCTCATGCACCGCGTGCATCGATGCCTGCCCGACCAAAGCGATCGTCGATCCGTATGTCGTCGATTCGCGAAAGTGCATATCCTACGCGACGATCGAGCTGCGCGACGAAGAGCTCCCCGATGCGATCGTACCGCATCTTGACGGGTGGCTTTACGGATGTGATATTTGCCAGGAAGTATGCCCATGGAACCGGTTCGAGAAGCCGTCGAACGAATCGGCGTTCGAACCCAGATACGGTGAAACATCGCTCGATCTCGATTCGATCGCAGATATGTCGCACGATGAATACGTCGACCGCTTTCGAAGAAGCGCGATGAAACGCACAAAGCTGTCAGGACTCAAGAGAAATGCAAAACACCTCAAGAAACGACGTCTGTGA
- the moaA gene encoding GTP 3',8-cyclase MoaA, producing MLRDAHNRTIRDLRISLTDRCNFKCFYCLPHGEPSWAKKETLLSFEELEFLSEIFVSLGIEKIRLTGGEPLIRRDVPVLVEKLTRLRPRLKDIALTTNGHDFARHAQPLRSAGLDRVTISIDSLRPERFAEITGSDSLDRVLESIATAKQIGFEPVKVNAVIVRGRNDDEIVDLARFARTKDVSMRFIEYMPLDSGHDWDRSKVVSGKEIREAIDAVFPLRLDSKTRGTSTSWNFRFADDAPGEIGIIAPVTEMFCGACSRIRLTADGQIRTCLFSTVEYDLAGCLRSGAGREELIDFIKAAVIKKEARHRINDADFVQPERTMSFIGG from the coding sequence ATGCTCCGCGACGCACACAACCGGACGATCCGCGACCTCCGCATCTCGCTGACCGACCGCTGTAATTTCAAGTGTTTTTATTGCCTGCCTCACGGTGAGCCGTCTTGGGCAAAAAAAGAGACGCTCCTGTCATTTGAGGAACTCGAATTTCTTTCGGAAATATTCGTCTCTCTGGGGATCGAAAAGATACGGCTTACCGGCGGAGAACCCCTTATTCGCCGAGACGTCCCGGTCCTGGTCGAAAAACTCACACGATTAAGACCCCGGCTTAAAGACATCGCTCTCACAACAAATGGTCACGATTTCGCACGCCACGCTCAGCCGCTCAGATCGGCCGGCCTCGATCGGGTGACGATAAGCATAGACAGCCTTCGACCCGAACGCTTTGCCGAAATAACCGGTTCGGATTCTCTTGATCGGGTGCTCGAGTCGATCGCGACAGCAAAACAGATCGGCTTCGAGCCGGTCAAGGTCAACGCCGTCATTGTCCGCGGCCGCAACGATGACGAGATCGTCGATCTGGCACGGTTCGCACGGACAAAAGACGTAAGCATGAGGTTCATTGAATATATGCCGCTCGATTCCGGACATGACTGGGATCGGAGCAAAGTAGTTTCAGGCAAAGAGATACGCGAGGCCATCGATGCGGTGTTCCCTCTGAGACTCGATTCAAAAACACGCGGCACATCTACGTCGTGGAATTTTCGCTTTGCGGATGATGCACCGGGCGAGATCGGAATAATCGCGCCGGTAACCGAGATGTTTTGCGGGGCGTGCTCACGCATCCGGCTGACTGCTGACGGCCAGATCCGCACGTGTCTTTTTTCAACGGTCGAGTATGACCTGGCCGGATGCCTTCGCAGCGGAGCGGGGCGTGAAGAGCTGATCGACTTTATCAAAGCCGCCGTGATAAAGAAGGAAGCCCGCCATCGTATCAACGACGCCGATTTCGTTCAACCCGAACGAACGATGAGTTTTATCGGCGGTTGA